One genomic segment of Alicycliphilus denitrificans K601 includes these proteins:
- a CDS encoding IMPACT family protein — protein MPYTLSAPVHSELVIKKSRFIGCVQPMADRAGAQAVVDGLWRQHPGAAHVCWALLAGGQSAAVDDGEPGGTAGRPMLDVLRHQDLEGVLATVVRYFGGVKLGAGGLVRAYTDTVAQALLQAEKTPLQRMSTLRCSVPYALEGLLRREVEAAGAELLDVAHGSQVLLRLRLPQARAEAFMERMGDLGHGRVAWLAPE, from the coding sequence GAGCCGCTTCATCGGCTGCGTGCAGCCCATGGCGGACCGCGCCGGCGCCCAGGCGGTGGTGGACGGGCTGTGGCGCCAGCACCCGGGCGCGGCCCATGTCTGCTGGGCGCTGCTGGCGGGCGGCCAGTCGGCCGCGGTGGACGACGGCGAGCCCGGCGGCACGGCCGGCCGGCCCATGCTGGACGTGCTGCGCCACCAGGACCTGGAGGGCGTCCTGGCCACCGTGGTGCGCTACTTCGGCGGCGTGAAGCTGGGCGCGGGCGGCCTGGTGCGGGCCTACACCGACACCGTGGCCCAGGCCCTGCTGCAGGCCGAGAAGACACCGCTGCAGCGCATGAGCACCCTGCGGTGCAGCGTGCCCTATGCGCTGGAGGGGCTGCTGCGCCGCGAGGTCGAGGCCGCCGGCGCCGAGCTGCTGGACGTGGCCCACGGCTCGCAGGTGCTGCTGCGGCTGCGCCTGCCCCAGGCCCGGGCCGAGGCCTTCATGGAGCGCATGGGCGACCTGGGGCACGGCCGCGTGGCCTGGCTGGCGCCCGAGTGA